The region TGGCACTGATACGCTTCGTAGGTGTCAGTGCCCACCTGAGCTCAGGCAGTGCATCTACACAAAACAGACAATCCTGAGATGGAAATCCATTTCTTAGTAAGGCTTTGagtgcatttgtttctttttaagtgcCTTTTTTAAGTTACTTATAACAAAAGACAGGCTAGCATTCTTTAAACAGTTGTGATCCTTCATTCCAGTATAAAACACATATGCAAACATGGCTTAAGACCCATGATCACTTAGGATGCAATTTTAAagtctgtattaaaaatattttttatcccaatgataaatattttaaaataagcatttacaaaaataaatagtcCATTCCCATAAGGAAGGACATATATAGCTGAAATTCTGAATACATCTTGAGGCAACGCAATTACTGATGAAGCTAGTTAATAAAATCTTTGGTATGAGAGCATAGTACATTAATATTCATGCACCGTTGTCTTCCCTTGGCAGGTATACTGTACAGTCAAGCGAAGAGGCAGCTTTTCCTTAATTTCTTGATCTGTCTTCCAAATACAACATACAAATATTTCTAACGTGTCTTCCTATGATAATAGGAGAAAAGCCCAAGATTCTCCTGGCTCTTGTTATGACTTTCGTATCTAAAACAGAATGAAgatgggaggaaaaagagaaagtgagCACAAGTGAGTTTCATTCCGGCTCATCATCAGCatttacaggaaataaaaatcaattaaaaaaagtacTCTAGAGGAAAGCCCATTTCTTTCAATACTGTACACATCAACTGCCAAGACAGGGTAACGATGAATCTGTTTGGATGCATCACTGCAAGGTCAGACACATGAAGAGAAGATTGctgagctggggaaggggcagctTTACACTGACCATGGCACCAGATGGTGCAAGCCTGGAGCACCACATACAGGTCTGGAGGCCCTGTTACACATGGGGCTTTGAGATACTGCATAGGTATAGGAAAGAGCCTCAAAAACTGGACAAAAAAGCGCCCTGGAATAAAACACTTGGAGAGACTGCTCAGTGATTTTAGCTAAAATAGAGAGCTGACCTGAGGCACAAGGACCTCCATGGGAAGGAAATATGAAACGTCAGCTATGAACAAGGGGTAAGgggctctgcagcctggcagggaaAGTCCTACCAAAAGTGGTAGGCTGGAGCTGAAATCATTCAGCCTGAGAAAAAGACACCCATTTCTAACACTATGGACAACTAACTGGGATCAagggaagtgttcaaaaaacatgcacatgaggccctcagtgatacggtgtagtggtggtcttggcagtgctggggtaaaggttgaaCTTGatggtcttttccaaaccaGCTGGTTCTATGAAGTGATGGTTTCTcattttttgtgggtttttttggttttttttttggtacgaGTCCCTGAATTGTTTTTGGAAAATGCTCCTATTAAATGCTGGTGACTGAACCTGATGAAGGGAAGTGATGGCAACTAAGGAAACACACAGGTTAGCCTCAAAGGCCTAATGGTTCCCTTTTAGCCTTAAACCCTGACTCCATGGACAGTCCAGCTGAGGGACTCTGATGTGTGGATGAAGGGTAACACAGTTCCGTCTCCCACATCACCTGAAGCTCTAACCAACTCCCAGTGGATGTGGAAGCCAGAAGGCTTGGGTCTGTCTCATGggatcagagaatcatagaatggtttgggtttgaaagcaCTTGAACTGGTGCTACTGCAGCTTACAGCTCTGGGAGAAAACCAGTAAAGAACAATGTCCAACTGTAACTGTTGTGACCTGGGTATGAGGAGCAGAAGGCACCAAACCAAAATGGGAGTTTGGATTCTGCTCCCCACCTACTGTGTGGAGACTGGCACTTCTCCCAGCACCGTGCAGAGAAGTGACACCTCTAGAATCAGCTACTCTCTTACCCTGGAACCCTCCCACTAGCCTTGACCCACTGCTTCGCTGAAAGTGATCCATGTGGAAGCATCAACACACTTTCTGCTATGAGCCACCACTCTCACAGCAATGCTGGGTGAGAAGGTAGGATTGTGAGGAGGAGCCCTGCTGCTGTGAGGAGGCAGGTGACTTTCAGCTGACAGGGAGAGCTAACGCCCCAAGCCAGACACAGAGGCAATGGCTGTAGCTGCTCCAGCTCAGTGAACTGAGCCAGTGTCCTCCAGCCCCATGAGTGGTCATGCTCCAACCAGCTCCCAGGAGATGTGGAAGCCAGAAAGGTTGGGTCtgtctcatagaatcacagaatcatacaatggtttgggcttgaaaggacctcaagatcacccagttccgacctcctaccatgggcagggacacctcaccctagaacACgtcacccaacctggcctttaacactgccagggatggagcatttaccacttacttgggcaacctgttccagcgcctcatcaccctcacagtaaagaacttcttccttatatctaacctgaacttcccctgtttcagttccaACCCATCACActttgtcctgttgctacagtccccgatgaagagcccctccccagcatccccgtagcccccttcagacactggaagctgctctgaggtctccacgcagcttctcttcttcaggctgaacaaccccaatgttctcagcctgtcttcatatgggaggtgctccagccctctggtcATCCttgtgccctcctctggacttgctccaacagctccatgtatGCTCATGACAGCCGGGAATCATGACCCATTGCTATAGCAACATTAGTTCACGTGACTACTGTCTTTAAAAAGAGGCCCTGTTTGTGGCATCCTCTGTAGGGAAACTATCCATTATTTATATCTCAGCATGCCTGAAGCACAATTTGTATCCTAACCTCATTAATGAATGATGACACTTTGACCCACTCTAAGCCATGTTAGACCAAGAGGCATCCTGCTCTCCTGGCCCACACTGGAGTAAGACAATCACAACGAAAACCACTGGAGCAGATTACCTGAGTTACAGCAATACCAGACCAACGCAAATCCTGCAGCAACGCTAAAGCAAGCAAGGAAAAATATCGGacctaaagaaaacaaaaaaggaaacaaactgaGACACAAGAGAGCAGCAGAAGTTTAGCTCAGTTCCTAAATCATCAATGGTTATTAATATACACAATTAAGTGTATTCAAATGAAGCTAACACATTCACCACTATGTATGTTCTGTAGCTAGTGTACTATGAAGCACATTTGCTATACTATAATCAATTTTACTAGTTGCTTTGATACCACTCACTGTTTGCTCCAGTTCATCTAGCTATATGCTCTGAAATGTAAGTGCAAGCTTCCTTAGATGTTCTCTCACTCATAAACTTTGTGCAAAAATCCCTTTAAACTCTACAACAAAATACTAACCATACAGCTGGGACCTCACCACACAGTGTAGTGATTTACTCTATGAATAGCCGCCCCTGGCGAATGCACTGCCTGTGGGCACAAGCACATCACAGGAGTCTGCAGTCCCTCAGAAGCAGGTTCTTAGGGTCTTGGGTTTTTCCTACATATGTATTACAAATTCCACTTTCATGCCAAAACCAAATATTCTTGCTCCTCCTTACAGTTCTCTGGCCGCTGAAATGCAGAGCAACACACACCCCTAAGACAAATCTCTCACTGGAAATGTTTCCTTCATGTGCTTGCCTGGAATTACATGCAGTTTAACACTGACGTTCATTACTGATGTTCAATAAAACCTTTCTAATTCATAattctccacagaaaaaaatcataaagacttattactgcttttttattatttactatTCTGTTTGTATTTACTTCTTCACTATGAATATAGCTACAACTGAACCGAACCTGACACTTTGAGGACAAATGTACTGCAGACTGACAAATTAGTGGAGCTGACTATACGGTCAAAGTCACAGAGGAAACAATAAAGGAGCAAAGATGTGGCTGTTTCTTTGGATGTCATCTCTCAACAAGGGTGGCTACCAGCCAGACAACCTCTAGTGTGGGGCCAGCTCTTTCATCGGCATtagtaaaaccagaaatgatCTCATTTTCTTATTCTCAAGTACTTTCTCTGTTCCTCCTGTAATGTCATGTTGCCGTCAGCAACAGCAATGTGAAAAATCTGAATAGCAGTTTGGTTCAATAttcaaagcaacaacaacacaggcaaaaaatatacattgagttactgttttttctgcccctttttttcagttttatcttggggaaaacagaaaaaaagtgcaTAGAAGGTGCTTTTAGTCTCTCATAATTGTATCCAAATTACTAAATAAACACCAAATAAACTTCAATGACAAAATTGTTCACTATACATTTTGAAAATTCTCCCACTTTCTTTCAGAAGTTCAAgtccttttcaaaatattttttagtgaataaaatattttcctctatAATCTGCGCATTGAacagaagaaggggaaaaatgaacaTGTTTTCCTAAGGAAAATATACTTAAGTTCACCTTTGTTCATCTTCCTTTCtatctttgttttcaaatgatTTTTACTTATAttgaaagcttaaaaaaattgaaaatgtttaaagttACATAAAAAATTACTGATGGCCTTATGCAAAatgttagcagcagcagttgaaTAGACCTTGATGTTCAAGTCTTGAAGAAATCATAGAAAATTACGATTTTAGCTATAACAGTAAATATTGATTGAGCTCTACAGTCTCTTGAGTTTCCTAGCATTGGTTTCCACAACTGCAGTTCAGTACATTTTCCTCTGCTAATTCCACTTAACATATGACAGTAAAGACATCATAAAACAAAGTTACATGAAATGCAAATTACAtgataaaataaattgcatCATAATCTGAAAAGCCATTCCATCCGGTGACtctgtttgcatttatttacCCCTGTCATTTAGCATATATTTCTCCTTGTCAGTGTCTATCTCTGTGGAATCTGTGGTTTctagaaataaaagcaacacaTGAAAAGTTAGTACTTGGCTCAAGCAAACAAACATAATCAGTACATGAAAAACAGTGCAAAACAACACATTTCAGAATAATACTCAATTTGGACATAAAATATAAGCCCCTTCAATGGCAGATCATCGCTAAAGTTAAATTTGGATATATGCTGATCAAAAGACACAGGCACACAGTCATTTGAATACAACTATGAAAAGCTGCAGCAACACCTCAGATCTGGTTAAGCACTAACCATGTAAGTAACATTACACTTGTTTCCCAAATGAGGAAAATAGGAGCCAATCCTTCCAGAATGCCAGGAAATTTCATTGTAATAAATACAAATGATTTGTTAATATGTGCTAATCTGAAAACACCCTTGTAATTTAATGCATTgccattttttctgttcttgagTAAATCTCTGGGCATTGATGTATCTGGCAGATAAAGCACCTGGAACAAAATGCTTGGTGCAGATTATTGATTTAAATTCTGGGTTTGGCTAAAGACACATTCAGCATCTTTGAAAGTCTGCAGGCTCTAGGTGCAGATAATTTGGCGCAAATAATTTTCGCCTCTATCTTTGTGCAAATTCTAGTAGAAAAGGAGGTTGACCTTAAGACAAGGTGTTCAGCAGTTAGCAGCAACGGAGTTTCTGCTTTGGGCAGAAAGATGTGCAGCTCTTTTAGAGGTGTCTTTGCCATATAGATGTGGAAATAACATTACCTGCAGAATGTGTGCAACACTGAAGAACACTGCTGTCACCATAAATAGTAGAGGAATGATTTTCCTTTAATGCATCATGACTCTGCACAACAACTTTTTGAGCCAAGCCTCTTTGTGGTCAatagggttaaaaaaaaaaaggtaggaagTGAGAGCTGCAAATCTGGCAGTCAACAGGGCAAAATTTGAGACCGTTTGTTGTCAACTGATCTCCTTCTTTTACATGACAATCTGGATCTAGGAAAGGTGCCTTGGAAAACCACCTTGGACACCAAGTCAGCACAGGGGACCTACTGCCAGCCAATGCTGGTGGTGAACATCTACCTCCCATGCTAAACGAGTCCCCTCAGGGGATGAGAGACATGGTGTTcaagcagaacagaaacacCTGAAGTACTTTGCTGCAGAGGCTGAGACTCACTGAAGGGGAAAGAATTGATGCAAAGCCTCCACGGCACACCCGAGATCAATGGCAACCCTACACAGCCTACCCATTTTGAGGGATGGCTTCCCTATGTACTTCAGCTAAAGAAATCTTCACACTTCACAGCACAGCCAAATCTCTGCACTTTTGTAGGCTATCGATGTGGAGCTAATCTTTCTAGTCTATGTCAGCactgagagaaataaaaacactttcTGAGTCACCCGGATGATCCTGCGGCTCCAGCAGCTTGGAAGCTGCCCATGCCATGGGCCTTACACACCCTCTAGTGGAATTCTGAGACATTACTCAACACTTCACTCGCACTATATTAAACTGAAGGCAAAGAAATTTTGTTCTAGCACaaattttaaagttgttttaaaaaaattaaaaataaatccaacacctaaaggggctccaggaaacctggagaggggctttgacaaggacctgtagggacaggacaagaggaatggcttgaacctgccagaggggagactgagatgagctcttaggcagaagctcttccctgtgagggtgctgaggcactggcacagggtgcccagagaagctgtggctgccccatccctggcagtgctcaaggccaggttggacacaggggcttggagcaagctgctccagtggaaggggtccctgcctgtggcaggggttggagctggatgagctttaatgcaTTCACCATTCAAATTGTCCAAGTTCACTTAAATGAGAAATACCACCTCATATTAAAACAACAGCTTTTCCCGAAGAATAAGTGTAATTTCACCTTAAAATGCTGCACATTTATTGACCATTGAACCCAGAATGCAGACATCTGTTTTAGTTACAAACATATTAACACAAccatttcattatttcctcCTCAGGTGAATACGAGGAAACTGCAGAATCTCAGCACATAGTGGTATTTTAACTCggttatttaaataattcttaTTGTTCTGAGGATGTTGACATAAGGGAGTGTAACAATATGCAGATCAACATGGTCACAGCTATGCTATTTCTAGTATTCAGCTGAATTTAGACCATCTATATGGGGTGTAGTCAGGCTTTGGCTACTGCATACCAGTATGCTAAtacacattttcagaaatggCTTGTAGAAGGTATTATTTAATCTTTAACACAGCTTAAACTCCTACACCATCAACACACTCCTGAAGTTCCATTCTTAGTGACTACACTAAGATTGTTAAGttgcttttaattaataaaGGCTGTCTGCTGCCTTCTAGTCAGGCTGGCAGACAAACTTGTTGCTCTTGAGCTCTACCTGAGTAAAAGTAATAGATCCAAGACTATTTGATTTAAGAACCTGATCCCTCAAAGGGCATGACTTCTGAAAGGTGAGTATCCGATCAAAGGCACTATCTCAAAGCTGCTGCAAGGCTGAATCAACTGGGATTCATGTTCATCTGAGAGTCTGAGACAGGGATGGGCCCAACTTTTCCAGTTCAAGAAAGTTCACATATGGGTCTGGAGACCTAGGTAACTTTGCAGCCTTCCTGTGCAGGCACGACAATGGTGCAGTCTTCCATTGGTACGTATCTGTGCTCAGTAGAAATAAACCTCTTCCTTCAAAATGAGAGGCAAAATGAAGCTAGACAATGCGTATCTTCAAACGTAATGACAATTTACATGtcattttcacttcagaaacaaaagaggTCTAACCTATGGACTTTTGGTGTAAAGGTTGGAGTTTTTGACCCACATGTCTGAAATAGCCCTGGCACCTAACTGTGAAGTTTCTTACAAATAGAAATCAAGTGACCAGTGAAGTATTAGAGCTGTTAGATACTTTATAAGGATTTCTTAAACTGCAGTCCCTTTGCAGCTTCATTAACTGAAATGTGGGAGCTTTCCCTCAAGCTCCTTAAGTCACTTCAGTACGCAAGATGCCTGAATGCATTTCCCATCCATTTGGAACGTTGTGCTTTTCTCCAGTTCATTAGGCTGGAGTggtgagaaacaaaaccaaaccaaccacgAAACACCAACACATAGCAAGCATTATCCCTGGCAAGTCAGGCTTGATACTTTCCATTGAAGAAATCAGCTCCTTTGCAGTACAGAATCAAATCTGCTTGAGCCTCAGTCCTCCTGAAGCAGATATGTACatagttgggggggggggggattgaTGGATATTACTCGGATGTCAGCTGCACAAACCAAATCCTAAATGCCTAACATCACAGTTCATCATGACAAGGGCCTATGAACGTTTGTTCCACTTTAAACTAGATACAACTAGGAGATATATGGATGGAGGGAAAGCCAAGCTTCAGGGCCACCAGAGTTTTGAGCTTAACAAATCTGAGTTTTGTAATGTTCTCATGTCAGAATAATCACATAGGAAATAAACAAGCCATTAAGAAGCAACAGttatgaaaagagaaattgtACTTCATAAGAGTTGTATTTCTGTCTTACATGTTGCACTTAAACTCTTTTAAAGACATCTCTCATATTTCAAAACAATCAAAGCATTTGGATCTGCTCACACTAGTCAATAAATAAGAACTATGCAGTCAAATCCCCTTATAGCTTTTAGAAAATTCCAGTCTGAATAAATTAAGGTATACCccaaaaaatacttaaataacCTAGATAGGTTATTTAAATAACCTAAACCTCATCTGAAATGAGGTTTTGTAGTACCCCGATGAGAAAATCCACAACTCCATCAACTTATAAATCAACTTACTCAAGACTTTCCTGCTTGGTAGGTCATCATACAGCTGTTCAGCATTGATCTGTAGAGCCCTGTAAAACTCTTGGCAGtgtctctctcctttcttttgaaGGTGCTTTATGAGATCTGAAAGTCTGGTGTGGAGTGATGCCTTTGGATTTCTGAACTGTAAGAGAAAAGCACTCATAAGAAGAGAGATGACAACACATCATTTTACAGTACACCAGGGAGTGAAGATACAAAGCTTATTTTATGTTTGCTAAAAAAACAAGTCAAAAAGTGAGGGAAACCTGAAGAGGACATACATGTATTGCACAGTAGTCTTCAGGACACTGAGCTCCATCTGGTTAGCACTGCCTGATGGAGAGCATACTGCCTCTGCCCTCCCTcattcctttttctgtcctgGTAAAGTGAGTTACTCTCTGTTTGAATGTGTTTTCCCTGTGTTCAAACTAACATGATGCTCACTATTCTATAGTTTGATTCTGACAGCTGTTGACAGAAAACATTAACAAATCTCACAATAAAGCTTTCTGGTTTCAAATTTTCCCTTATTTGCCTAGTAATGATCATCCAGAAAGGTAGTTTTATACTGCTTTCTTCTGTCCTAATATGTGTTCATTATTCCAATATTGTATGTTTCATTGCTTCCAGCACAATTAAATGCTGCAACATGTACAACTTCTCAATACTCAGGCAACATGGcaagcagctgcaaaagaatGTACCCTTTTAATGTAGCCCAAAATGTGATACTAGGAGACCTTAACAATgagaatgaaaacatttaaccTACACACATCAAATTGATTTCAGCTTATCTGGAAAATGAccaaagccattttcagcagaGCATTGTATTTCAGACCAGTACAGTAGATAACCTTCGTAGTATACTTATGATCAACTCCTGCTCTACGGGGACAGAAATGCAAGATACCTTATATACAATACTCCTGACAAAATTCCAAAATTTCCACAAGGTACCACAAGTGTACCGGATACAGCAGAAATTGTAAGCTTCCTAAATACTAAACACAGCTGACAGAAACTTCCCTGGACCTCTGCAAAAGCAATTCATTTCTGTCTGCTAAATGCAGAAGTCCCAAATTGCATTTCACAGATTTatgtgtttatacatttttttctgaagctccTGAGGAAATGAGATGATCTCTCACTGTGCATGTCACATTATTTATCTTAACTGAGTGGCTAGACTGGCTCAGCTGATGATCTAGCACTGCTCTGCACCACCAGAACACTACTCATCCTCATGGAGTTTGATTATGACAAAGCTGGACCTACGTTTCCTAGAGTTACAATACTGCTATGCCAAAACCCTGAGTCTTGTGCAGACAGTGAAGGGAGGGTGGCCTTTCTCCATACATAGTGGCACCACGGGAAGGTGTTACTAATTCCATCCATGTCCCACAACTCCCACACTTACAGATGGGACTAATGCCCCTTTTCTCTATCACTACTCAGAGTTATCAATCACATTAATCAGTAACTAAAACTGATTAAGATAATACAGATGATCTTGTGGACACAGCTGGATACAGCACAGACCTGACAAGGCTCACATTGACTCATGTGAGGAGGTAGGCATGCGGAGCATTTGGTCACACGATGGGTGCAATCCTACCACAGAGTGATTATGAGATAGCGTGCTCCCGCACACACAGCGTCAGTCATCACGGCTGGAACCATAGCATTAAACTACTGATGAAGAGAGTGCCCTCTCTCATAACACCTTGGCACGTGGAATATGCCAGCCCCATGACTTCTCTCATACGTGATGCCAGATACAGCTGGTCAGCAAGTAAGAAgtgaggccaggctggatggagtcttgggtgacatggtttagtgtgatgtgtccctgcccatgtcaggggggttggaactatgtgatcctaaggtcctttccaaccctaactgttcaaCGAGTCTGTAATTCGGTGAGGAAGATTGGCTGCATGTGGCACCAAGAGTCAAGTCGGAAAGAGAGCAGCTGAGCTACTGAGCCACAAAAACAATGCAACATTCAGAGATACAGTAAAATCCATCAATTtaccttttctgcttctgcattgGTAAGA is a window of Lathamus discolor isolate bLatDis1 chromosome 7, bLatDis1.hap1, whole genome shotgun sequence DNA encoding:
- the CARD19 gene encoding caspase recruitment domain-containing protein 19 isoform X1, encoding MEVQAVYVSAVCMCCMPEAFCTLDQSYCHRLQHDMYFLTSNSRLNEQVVDKIILQLNRVYPQILTNAEAEKFRNPKASLHTRLSDLIKHLQKKGERHCQEFYRALQINAEQLYDDLPSRKVLKTTDSTEIDTDKEKYMLNDRGPIFFLACFSVAAGFALVWYCCNSDTKVITRARRILGFSPIIIGRHVRNICMLYLEDRSRN
- the CARD19 gene encoding caspase recruitment domain-containing protein 19 isoform X5: MADQSYCHRLQHDMYFLTSNSRLNEQVVDKIILQLNRVYPQILTNAEAEKFRNPKASLHTRLSDLIKHLQKKGERHCQEFYRALQINAEQLYDDLPSRKVLKTTDSTEIDTDKEKYMLNDRGPIFFLACFSVAAGFALVWYCCNSDTKVITRARRILGFSPIIIGRHVRNICMLYLEDRSRN
- the CARD19 gene encoding caspase recruitment domain-containing protein 19 isoform X2 → MCCMPEAFCTLDQSYCHRLQHDMYFLTSNSRLNEQVVDKIILQLNRVYPQILTNAEAEKFRNPKASLHTRLSDLIKHLQKKGERHCQEFYRALQINAEQLYDDLPSRKVLKTTDSTEIDTDKEKYMLNDRGPIFFLACFSVAAGFALVWYCCNSDTKVITRARRILGFSPIIIGRHVRNICMLYLEDRSRN
- the CARD19 gene encoding caspase recruitment domain-containing protein 19 isoform X3 produces the protein MLYKTYQSYCHRLQHDMYFLTSNSRLNEQVVDKIILQLNRVYPQILTNAEAEKFRNPKASLHTRLSDLIKHLQKKGERHCQEFYRALQINAEQLYDDLPSRKVLKTTDSTEIDTDKEKYMLNDRGPIFFLACFSVAAGFALVWYCCNSDTKVITRARRILGFSPIIIGRHVRNICMLYLEDRSRN
- the CARD19 gene encoding caspase recruitment domain-containing protein 19 isoform X4, giving the protein MEVQAVYVSAVCMCCMPEAFCTLDQSYCHRLQHDMYFLTSNSRLNEQVVDKIILQLNRVYPQILTNAEAEKFRNPKASLHTRLSDLIKHLQKKGERHCQEFYRALQINAEQLYDDLPSRKVLSPIFFLACFSVAAGFALVWYCCNSDTKVITRARRILGFSPIIIGRHVRNICMLYLEDRSRN